The Phragmites australis chromosome 1, lpPhrAust1.1, whole genome shotgun sequence genomic interval TAGATGCTCTTAATTGCAGTCTAGTGCTTCTAGTCGTTTTTTTTATGATTGTATTTTTCCAATGTTAGTAGCTTGTGTCCCCTTTTCAATGGACGTCTTTtacgtaatttttttttatctctcgCTTAATTGAGCGGAAATGTCCCggcctttattttttttaaagagcaTGTTTCAAATGTATGAATTCCTATCCTCGCATGCAACTAGATATGTGTACTTGTTCATTCATATGATGACatattgtaaaattattttggaTACAATTGTTATGTCACGGGCTACGGAAAACCACAATTATAGCTGTAAATAGCTCCATGTGTTATGACATTAAAAGATCAATGACCTTACTATTAAATCAATgctattttgatgattaataccAGTATAGTTAATGAGATTAACATGGTAGGTTAGCTTTATGGATGCTATGTGGTAAACTTGGGGCTGCAAATATTTCAAATGGatgatcatcaatgtcaaagAAGAGCCTCAAATATAATAACCTATTATTTAGTGAACTCTTATCCTCGCATGCAACTAGATATGCATACTTGTTCATTCATATGATGATGTATTGTAAAATTGTTTTGGATACAATTGTTATGTCACGGGCTGCGGAAAACCACGATTATAGTCGTAAATAGATCCACGTATTATGACATTAGAAGAGCAATGACCCTACCATTAAGTCAATatcattttggtgattaatatcAGTATAGTCAATGTGATTAACATGATTTGCTAGTATGCGAGGTTTAACTTCATTGATGCTATGTGATGAACTTGGGGCTCCAAACACTTCAAATGGATGATCATCATTGTCAAAGAAGAGCATCATGAAGATATAATAACCTATTATTTAGATAAGCGGTCATAGTGTTGAGAGTATCATTAGtgtaaatatatttattttttattgtattaTGAAGAGTAATCTTAGTTTATTAGCTTAATCTAGTATCTTTAATTAGTTACATAGTAGGTGATGTACACTAGATTAGACTTAAAAAAAGATCTAATACATCAAGGAAGAAAAGCTACAAAAACTCGAACTTAAGTTGGATTGATTTGAACAAGTTCCCTGTGAAATACATGTCACAATATCATGTGGTGAGGTCACTGTATCATACGGTAGGGGGTCACTGTATCATATGGTGGAGGCAAACAAAAGATGATATAGTTTTTTGAGTCATCGTATCATATAGTGTGGCCACCGTATTATACAGTAGACACCATACTACAAGGTAGAGAGTTTATCAAAGTAGTGCCCGAGGAAATCAAATCATCATATCATTCGGTGGGGAGGTCACCATATCATATGATGGTCATACGAGGTCACCATACTCTCAGACAGAGAGTTTGTGGTTTGAAGACTAAAGGACACCGTATCATAAAATGAGGTAATGACAGACCCAACGGTCTAATTTCTGACCGTTGGAAGAATGCCATCATATCATACGGTGTTAGTCACCATATCATACGGTGGCTGGAGTTTTTGCAACTTGAGCTCCAATGGGTAGTTTTGGGACttagggctataaatactctacCCTTGCCATTTGAGGTTGTTGAAGCTCTAGGGAAGACAACACTCATCTTGGAGAGTTTCATAGACACCTCTGAATAAAGTTGAAGATCAAGGCAATTAGTACAGGATTAAGGACTTAATTAGTACTAGTTTAGGCTTAGTATGCATATAGCTAGGTGATTAACCTAATATTGGATCAAGTGAGTGATACACACTAGTTGCTCTTGATGTTTGCCCTATACCTAGATGGTTTGATGATGGTGAGTCTTACCAGACCCTCTAATTGGGTTTGTGGAGTGATCGTAAGCGTTGTGAGCTTGTGTTAGAGTGACGAAGCACTACCTTATTAAAGACGGCGGTGAGCATCCGAGTGCACCTAGTAGGAGACCCACTGATGTGTGGGAAGCTTTAACATCTAGAGCCGCAGAGTTATTTGACCGAGAAGCTTGGCCAATGGGTTCCAATGCGGACTAGTGGTGAGAGGCAACTCACCGATACCAcgtgaaaaaaatcattgtgTCGAGTTTACACtatctatcttatttacgttctACACTTACTTATTGCATCACTGTATTTTGTTTATttactttttcctagaattaCATATGTAATCGCTCGGATTAGAACCTAGGGTGCAAATCTTTATTGCAATAAAGTAGTCATAGTAGATAAACGATAGAAATTGACTTAGATTTATCTTATTGAATTGAActaaatagttttttaaatcCCTAGTTCACCTCCTCTTATAATATTATCAGTCTTTACAAACATACACATTACACATATAGTTGACAATTCGAATAGTAGGCAAGAGGCCAAGAGCTCTCCACGGATGGCCTACTCCTTCCATCGTTGCCTTCTTCGTCAACATCGCTCACCGAGAGTTGAAATTGTGTTACCCCGTTTTGGTGTCATGTTAGGTTATGCTAAATCATCAAGGTCCAAATGTGTAAGTCTGTATACCACATACCAATCAAATTGTGCCGCAATATCCACATTCTTAAAAGATCGCTCACCGAATAACCTAAGCTATCTTTTCAAATACCCACATGGATCCAAAATATAGGTGGACCAGTGTGAGGTTGTATAACTCTTTTCCGGTAAATTGGTAAGGGAATACTTCCTTAGTTTCTTTAGACTTGTATAATACAATGTTCAATTTGTTGCATCGAATTACTTACTGATAAGTCAAGCCAGACATGTTCATCTTCTTTCCCCCCCTTAAGTGCATAGCCTCACGTTTGAACTAAGTCAAAAAAACCTCTATGTTTAGATTTGTACAATATATTGTTGAGTTCGCTGCATCACATTACATGTCTAGCCAAAACCATATATGGCATAATACTTCTTTTCCCGGTCTAAGCTGCCAAGCTCTGTATTATTTGGACTCCAATACCACTAATAGGAGGATCTTCTCTTGAAAAACAAGGGAAGGAGGgacttaaataaaaaaataccaaCAGTATTTTTCCTCCTCAAGCcagagaaacaaataaaaaaaaaagcagcccAAACACGCTTCTCCTTTCTCCTCCCCTACTCCGTCTTCGTTCCCCTTTCCCCCTCCGCATCCCGTCTCCTCCCCACCGCGTCAAACCCCACGACGAAgctaccgccgccgcccctctcctcccctcccggaTCCACCTCGCCCGCGCCCAATCCGCGGCCTCCCCCGCCGATCCCCCCTTCGATCCGCCGGTGCCCGCCGCAAAGGCGGCTCCTTTGGGCCTCCCTCGATGTACAGCAACTTCAAGGAGCAGGCGATCGAGTACGTGAAGCAGGCTGTCCAGGAGGACAATGCCGGCAACTACGTCAAGGCCTTCCCGCTCTACATGAACGCGCTCGAGTACTTCAAGACGCACCTCAAGTACGAGAAGAACCCCAAGATCAAGGAGGCCATCACCGCCAAGTTCACCGAGTACCTCCGCCGCGCTGAGGAGATCCGGGCGGTCCTCGATGAGGGCGGCGCGGGGCCGGGGGCCAACGGCGGGGACGCGGCCGTCGCCACGCGGCCCAAGACCAAGGGCAAGGACGgggacgccggcggcggcggggacgacTCCGAGCAGTCCAAGCTGAGGGCGGGGCTCAACTCCGCCATCATCACCGAGAAGCCCAACATCAAGTGGAACGACGTCGCGGGCCTGGAGAGCGCCAAGCAGGCGCTGCAGGAGGCCGTCATATTGCCCGTCAAGTTCCCGCAGTTCTTCACAGGTGAGCGAGTGCACCGAAAGGCGCTATTTTGTTTTATCGTGTGAAAAATCGGCGATTGCAATCGCTATAGATCGCATAGGCCATGCAAATCTTTATCCTGATTGAATTGCATCGGTTGATCTTGAGTTGGTCCAACTATGCATTGTTAGGTAGTGAATAGTGATGGTTGCTGTCGAGTAGAGAttattgattaagaaaatgtgCTATGTTTAATGGTTTTCATTTGTAGAAGGTCGTTGGACATTGTTAAGAGACCACTTTCTAGAGGTTATATGTGTAGGGAAGTCTGTCAAATTACATCATTATTTTTTCGACTACTCAGTCATTCTCAAGAGTATCGCTAAATGTGAAATTACCTTTGTCCTATACCACGTATCAAGAATAAGGgggatattcaaagttgtactaattaccgtgggattaagctgatgagccatacgatgaagctatgggagagagtcattgaacaccgcttacgaagaatgacaagcgtgaccaaaaatcagtttggtttcatgcctgggaggtcgaccatggaagctatcttcttggtacgacaacttatggagagatacaggGAGCAAAAGAAGGACTTGCGTATGGTGTCCATTGACTTAGAGAAGGCCTACGATAAGATACCGCGGattctataggacggcaattagacctgcgatgttgtatggcgcagaatgttggccaactaaaaggcgacatgtccaacggttgagtgtagcggagatgcgcatgctgagatggatgtgtggccacacaagaaaggatcgggttcggaatgatgacatacgtgatagaattggtgtagcaccaattgaagagaagcttgtccaacatcgtttgagatggtttgggcatatacaacgcaggccctcagaagcgcctgtacatagcggaagaataaagcgtgcggataatgtcaagagaggtcgaggtagatcaaacttgacatgggaggagtctgtaaagagggatctgaaagactggaatatcaccaaagaactagccatggacaggggtgctatccacgtgccagagccatgactagacttgcaagatcttatgggtttcatctctagcctaccccaacttgtttgggactgaaaggctttgttgttgttgttgctataCCACGTATCAGTTAGGAGTAAAACCACAATCCTTTTTATGTTAAACGTGTGAACTGAAAGAAGGTTATCAATTCAAAAGGGATCAAATATGTTATTTTGACAATATATGCATTCCTACGATTATTCTGCTAGCTTTGGAGCAGAGGTCTGAGATATATCAAATGTTGGTCTACTTGATTCAGATCTTGAATTGCTTGATCTGACAAATTTTAGTTTACAATTTTGAACGGTCTGCTTGTCTTGTGCGTCATTCAGCCTTTGTGTACGTTATTTTGGAAATCATGGGCATTTTTGGAGTATCTGTTTCTCTCAATTACTGTTAACTGTTCTATCCTTCTTGTTTATATGATACACAGTGATGACAAAATTGTGTGTCTGAACTCATCTGTACTCTGAAGTCTAGAGATTTCTATGGTGTTAATTAGTACTAATGGAAAATGCTCTTCTGTAGGCAAGCGGAGGCCATGGAGGGCTTTTCTTTTGTATGGCCCCCCAGGAACAGGAAAGTCTTATTTGGCTAAAGCTGTCGCAACTGAGGCTGATTCTACGTTCTTCAGGTAGATAATTGTATATTCATTTTTCTCTGCTGGTGCCTCTAATTTGTTCTTTGTGAGACATGCCTTTATTTTCTTATGATTGAGTTTATATTTCACACTATTAGAGGCTTTTGGTGCATCTCTTGCAAGGCTTCCTTTGACTGAAATTTACTATCTCGATCTTACATATTTATTCTTCATAATCTATCAGTGACAACCAAATTTCCTTCATTCTTAAACTTTGACTGGTCTTCTACCTTTTGCCTCGGCACTACTGGATATCTGCCTAGTAGAGTGGCTGTGCCCAAATTAAGAATTTTCTGGCATCTTTTACCTATTTCCTTGAGCTGTAGTGGACAGAGAACCAATATTATTTGTTTGAGAACAGTGTGTACTATGTTTCTCGTGAACTATACAGACTTTTATCTCTACAGAAGGATCTGATGGATTTGTATGGGTTATTCACAAATCAAAACTTGTTAACTATTTCACCTGAAAGAAAGTGAGCAGAGAACCTTTTTATTGTAACTTGTTGTAGTTCCACAATGCAACATTATATAGTCCAGCATAACACAGTTTGCCACTGATATTGTCTTTGGTTTTTGTACATCTTTTATGGTGATGGTACGGTTTGTCTGTTTCTCTTTTTAACTGTCAAAATACAAAGTGTTTAATATGCCAACAAGAGCATGCACCTCTTtcctattaaaaaaaagaaaaaagagcatGCAGTTctgcaatttttattttgggGTATCTATAAGGTTACCAAAATGCCTCTTAGAAGTAGTTCATCATCTGCAGCCACTAATCTGAAGAACTATATTGCATATACCAATTTCTCGTGGTGATCTTTTTATGCTTTTGCTCGAACTCATTTGTTAAACTGTGATTTACATACAATCTTGACAAATTGAATCTATGTTGAGCGCACATATGACATTTCTAGACAGTGATGGTTATTAAATAACTTGACTGACTTGTGCGTCCTAAATCCTTAACTATGTTATTGCATGAGCTCTTGCTATGAGACAGTTGTTGTCCTGTTGTTAAATTAACACCATATGTATAAGATTATTCCAAGGTAGACGCCTTCTTCCTGAAAATTGTATGTTGATGCAGGCAAGAGAGCTTTTagctcaaaaacaaaaaactagGAAAGTTGTCCCTTGAAAGGTGTGTCCTAAGATAGCAACTCTTACATTCGTTTTGAGTGTACCTTTTATGTGTAGCCTAGAGTACCTTCCATGTAATCCATCAGCATCCCAAAGTTCGAGAGAGCTTCACTTTTTGGTCATCTGCTGCATCTGGAGTTTCCTTCTGGTGTTTAGTATTCTTCTCAGAGTATTCATTGTATGATATGCTCAAAGGTCTACAGTTTGACAGGTGTAACAATCTATGGTTGTTTGAAAGGGAAATTGTAAAATCAGTTACAACTCTATCACTTGTGGTTTCCTTGGTATACTGTCAATGCTTATTTCATGGTAGAATTGGTTGTCTTGATGTCCTGCTAACATCGTTGTTTTGTTGGCCATGTATTCATTTTGGGTAACAATATATGGTTGTTTGAAAGGGAAATTGTAAAATTTGTTACAACTCTATCAAGTGTGGTTTCCTTGTTATACTGCCAATGCTTATTTCATGGAAGAATTGGTTGTCTTGATGTCCTGTTAACATTGTTGTTTTGTTGGCCATGTATCCATTTTGGGTACTTTGAAATATGGCCATCCATAATTTCATAGCATGTGCTATCTGAATAAGCTCTTACTGTTAGCTTGTCTTGACCTAGACGTGATGGCTATCTTTCTCGATGGCACATAGGACTCTAGCTCAGCCTTGAACATTGTAGCCAAAAATTTAGGTTATCCCCTGCCCCCAGTTTATCGGTGATCAATATGTCATGCAGCTTGAACATTGAAGGCATGTCGCTCATCTTTTAAATGTAATGGTTTTCTGTTTATCAGTTTATCATAATGATATAGGTGGTCATCAACTTCCTAGTTCGTAGTGGGTAGTTGTAGATATGACCTTGCATGAGGAACAGACATCTTTTATATTTAGCATAGCCAAAATCATTCATTAGTTTATTGCCGgaccaaaaaatatttttactccCTCTTCGTAGTGGGTAGTTGTAGATATGACCTTGCATGAGGAACAGACATCTTTTATATTTAGCATAGCCAAAATCATTCATTAGTTTATTGCCGgaccaaaaaatatttttactccctctactttttttttgtaTAAGGTGTATATTGATTTGACACAGCCACAGAGGTATTAAGGAGGTTTGAGAAAATgatgggaggggggggggggggaaggacCATATATCCCTGGTGTTAATGCCTTGGATAATAGTTAGTATGAATGGCTACTTATAAACGTTGAGGAGAATGAGAAGATAAATGATagcaaaagagagaaaatgTATTATTCCTACACGCACCTTATATTTGGATAAAAGATTGGGAAAAACTGTATAccttatattttgatgaaacaaAGGGAGTGTTTTGGTTGATTGTTCATAAAAGATGCTAGACTGCAGACTAACTTGCTCAACGAAATTTGCCGCATCCGGTGCACTGCCCTCACTGTGATCAGGTTGATGAGACAATTGATCACCTGCTTACCGATTGTGTTTTTGCGAGACATTTCTGGTTTAGCCTCCTGCGGTGGTTTGGCCTTCATGGTCTGTCGCCTTCGGTTGAAGACAGGTCCTTTGATGACTGGTGGAGCAGGGCCAGTGATGCGGTTAACGGCCCGATGCAAAAAGGCCTCAACTCTCTTATCATTTTTGGGGCCTGACTCTCTGGAAGCATCGGAATCGCTGTGTTTTTGATGGTGCTGCCCCAAACATTGCGAGTGTCTTGTTGTTTGTTGAAGAGGAGGCGCAGTTTTGGTGTATGGCTGGGGCTCGAGGGCTTTCCCTCTTGACTGCCCTAGCACCTAGTGTTTAGGCTCTGCCCTAGCACCTAGTGTTTAGGCTTATTTTGTGGTCGTTTCTAGACTTATCACAGGCACGCATGTAAGCTAAGAACTGACGGTGTGGTTTTGTTCTAAGGGTTTCTACCTTTTATTCTTTAATACAATGATACACAGCTCTCCTGTGTGTTCGAGAAATAAAAAGGGGAGTGTTTTATAAACACATTCAAATTTATTAAAGGGTAACTGGGATGTTTATGAGTTATAGTCCTATAACAGTTAATCAATTATATATGCATGAACATTGATTTTTTCCCATCAATTTCAAGATAGTGAAACAAGATCAAAACTCACTTAGTCATACTGAAATATATGAGTTTTAACTCCCTCATGATTACCACTAGAGTTATGTTTAGCCAGACTATACAAACAACTTGAATTCAATGTCGACCACCCGCATCTCCCAAAGATTAAATTCTGACTTCAAGGTGAGTGGCTCTACTGCTCAAATGAGTGAGAATTTAAAAGAAACTAACATATAGTTAGTATCTAGCCAGATTGCAACAGTTGAGTGAATTTCGGGAGCTGCTACAGGCTACCTTATAATGTGAATTTGTATGGCTTCTCATGCCACAGTGCAATGCATGTCTTAGAAATATGACGTAGATAAATCTGATGGAAATTGTGTTGTTTGATTTCTTGTACTTGATTAATCTATGGATGTTGGCAATTTGTTTTCCTACttcaatttgtttttcttgtggTATCCTTTATATTATCCATGATCTACATGCAGCATATCTTCATCAGATCTTGTTTCAAAGTGGATGGGAGAAAGTGAGAAACTAGTTGCAAATCTTTTCCAAATGGCTCGTGAAAATGCCCCTTCCATTATCTTCATTGATGAAATCGATTCTTTATGCGGTCAACGTGGAGAAGGCAATGAAAGTGAAGCTTCTAGGAGAATTAAGACTGAGCTTCTTGTGCAAATGCAGGTGAGTTCTTGTAGCATAGCTTTGTAAACTGTTGTTGAATCAGATGGATACACTCTTGTCTCTAGGTGATACTTGCCATGCGTAGCTAGATGTGTTCTGCTTAGGatggttatgttgctaaaattTCAGACACGGAGAACATAAAATGCTGTGATAATAGATAAGAGGGAAAAATACGATTTTTCGATTGACCAAGTCTGTAAAAGCTGTATTTATAGCTTTCTTGTTCAGGAGCTCTTTTTCCTTAGAATTGTGATAACCAGCCATTTACTAGCCTGTTTCCAGAGTTATGAGTGATCCAAGTTGTTTACTGTTTACCTTCACTGTTACATGGAAAATAAAAgcaaaaaagaggaagaaagtaCCTATTCTCGTTTGTTTTTTTGGCCAAGTTGCTGACTCCCCAGATTCCTTACCATGCTTACTGGGTCACACTGAATTGGTTAGTCAGCTACCACTTTTAACAGTGGTGGATAACTGGTAACAAATGCTGAGCAGTATCAGGCATCGTTAGTTTTCGGGATCATGGTGCAACATCTTATG includes:
- the LOC133895618 gene encoding protein SUPPRESSOR OF K(+) TRANSPORT GROWTH DEFECT 1-like isoform X1, giving the protein MYSNFKEQAIEYVKQAVQEDNAGNYVKAFPLYMNALEYFKTHLKYEKNPKIKEAITAKFTEYLRRAEEIRAVLDEGGAGPGANGGDAAVATRPKTKGKDGDAGGGGDDSEQSKLRAGLNSAIITEKPNIKWNDVAGLESAKQALQEAVILPVKFPQFFTGKRRPWRAFLLYGPPGTGKSYLAKAVATEADSTFFSISSSDLVSKWMGESEKLVANLFQMARENAPSIIFIDEIDSLCGQRGEGNESEASRRIKTELLVQMQGVGHNDDKVLVLAATNTPYALDQAVRRRFDKRIYIPLPDLKARQHMFKVHLGDTPHSLTESDFEGLACRTDGFSGSDIAVCVKDVLFEPVRKTQDAMFFFKADADMWMPCGSKQPGAVQTTMQELASKGLAAKILPPPISKTDFEKVLSRQKPTVSKKDLELHERFTKEFGEEG
- the LOC133895618 gene encoding protein SUPPRESSOR OF K(+) TRANSPORT GROWTH DEFECT 1-like isoform X2, which encodes MYSNFKEQAIEYVKQAVQEDNAGNYVKAFPLYMNALEYFKTHLKYEKNPKIKEAITAKFTEYLRRAEEIRAVLDEGGAGPGANGGDAAVATRPKTKGKDGDAGGGGDDSEQSKLRAGLNSAIITEKPNIKWNDVAGLESAKQALQEAVILPVKFPQFFTGKRRPWRAFLLYGPPGTGKSYLAKAVATEADSTFFRQESF